From the genome of Labedella gwakjiensis:
GCAGACCGAGTTCGCGCAACGGAGCGAGGTCGAGCGAGGTGGCCGAGAGGAGCGTGCCCTGCTGGAGCGACTCGATTGCGGCCTTCGCCGTCTCGAGCACGGATGGGTCGAGTTTGCGCCCCTTGACCTCTTTCTCGTACCGCGTGGCGGCCTTCTCGAGCGTCTGCAGGTCGGCGAGCATGAGCTCGGCACCGATCGTCTCGAGGTCGGACTTCGGGTCGACGGCACCGTCGACGTGCACGACGTCGGAGTCCACGAATCCGCGGACGACCTGCGCGATCGCGTCGGCCTCGCGGATGTTGGCGAGGAACTGGTTGCCGAGCCCCTCCCCCTCACTCGCGCCGCGCACGATGCCGGCGATGTCGACGAAGCTCACCGTGGCCGGCAGGATGCGCTCACTGCCGAAGATCCCGGCGAGCACGTCGAGGCGGGGATCCGGAAGGTTGACCACACCCACGTTCGGTTCGATCGTCGCGAACGGGTAGTTCGCCGCGAGGACGTCGTTCTTCGTCAGCGCGTTGAAGAGCGTCGACTTGCCGACGTTGGGGAGACCGACGATTCCGATAGTGAGAGCCACGAGAATCTATCGTAGGTGCCCGCGCGGCTCCGGGCCTCCACCGAGCCGCTCAGCAGCCCTCCGTCGGATCGACGTGATGGTCACGCCGAGCACAACGAGCACCCCGCCGAGCACCGTCGGCCAGCCGATCGCGATGCCCACCGCGAGCCCGAGGAGCGCGGTGAAGATGGGCAGGACATTGAGGTACACGCCGGCCGTACTGGCACCGACCTTCTTCACCGACACGTTCCAGAGCACGAGCGAGAGCACCGACGGGAAGATCGCGATGTAGAGGAGGCCGCCGAGCGCGGCACCGTCGAGCGACACTCCCCCGAGCTGCGGCACGGCGAACGGAGCGAGGACCACCGTCGTGATACTCGCCTGCACCGCCGACGCTGTGACCGGGCCGGTGCGCAGCCGGCGCCCGAGGATCGTGTACGCCGTCCACACGACGACGGCGCCGAGCATCCAGAGGTGTCCCTCGTTCACGTCCGCCCGGAGGAGGGATGCGGGATCGCCGCGGCTGATCACGACGAGGACGCCCACGAGTGAGATGCCGATGCCGAGCACCCGTCGGCCCCCGACGCGCTCACGGGCGATGAGTCCGGCCACGATCGCGATGAGAGCCGGGTTGATGGCGCCGACGACGCTCGCGTCCGCGGGGGTCGTGTGTCTCAGGGCCTCGTAGCTGAACACGCAGAAACCGACGAGTCCGAGCCCCGCCAGCAGCAGGTGGAGCGGCCATTCGCGGAGGGCGTCGCGCCACCGTGGCTTCTCGACCACGATCGCGAGGACGATCAGGAGCGGGGCGGCCGCCGCCCAGCGGAGGGCGGTGAGGAGGAACGGCGAGACCTGCTCGACGACGACGCTGCCGAAGAGGAAGTTCCCGGCCCAGAAGAGGTTGGCGAGGACGAGGAAGACGTAGAACCTGCCCATGCGCACGAGCCCAGGCTACCGGGGTCGACATGCGTCGATCGGCGACGGTGGGGCCGTCGCGCGCCGGTGCAGACACGGACCCGGTCCGGCCGGACTCAATGTCGGTGGTGGGTGGTTGAGTTGGCGTATGCATCGGGGGATGCTCGCGGGGGCGGGCCAGACAGTGACAGGCACGGGTGCGCCTGGTGCAAACGTGCCTGGTGCTCTCGGGTCCGGCACGTCCAGGTCCGGCACGTCTGGATCTGGCACGTCCGGGTCCGGTACCGGGTTGTCAGAGGCAGCCGGGTCGACTCGGCGCGAGGAAGATCTCAGCTCGCTCGACGTCTCCGTCCTCCTCGAGCGCCTCCTCGAGCTCGATCGCGCGCAGTCCGCGCTCCATGCGCGGTCGTCGCGGCTGCTCGCGGAGGTGGACCGGAGGGCGTTCGAGGTCGGTGCCGAGCACGTCGTTCTCGATCCGCGAGCCGCCCGGGAGTCGGAACGCGATGCCGATCGCGAGGCCGCCGTCCGCGAACAGCTCGGCGCGCGCCTCATCGTCGCCGAGATCGCCGTGGCACGTCGCGTCAGCGAGTCGAGTGTCCGGGCACAGCTCGACGAGGCGACCCGGCTCGCACGGCTTCCCTCGGCTCTCGCCGCGCTCGACGATGGCGCGATCTCTCCGGCCCACGCCCGCGCGCTCGCCGACGGAGTCACCGAGGTTCCGCAGGGCACCGAGTCAGAGTTCGAGCGGCTCGTCCTCCCCACCGCACTGCACGGAACCCCCGCGCAGATCCGACGACGGGCACGGGCAGTCCGCGAACGACTCCACCCCCTCTCGATCGACATCAGGGCCGCGCGACGTCGGGAGGAGCGCCGTGTCGCATTCGAGGCTGATCGAGACGGCATGGCGTGGCTCCATCTGTGTGCCCCGTGCGTCGAGGTCCGTGGAGCCTACGAACGCGTCGATGCCGCCGCACGAGCACTCGCCGCCGCCTCGGACGAGCACCGGTCGATCGCGCAGATCCGAGCCGACGTCGCGGCCGATCTGCTTCTCCACGGCGATGTCCACGATGCTCCGGCGGAAGAGCACGACTCGAATTCCGGCCGGCACGACACACTCGGCACCCAGAGCGCTCGTGACTCGCGGGCAGTGCGCACCCCGGCAGTGTCTCGTGGCTCGCGGCGACCCGCCGGCCGCTACTCGCGCTTCCGTCCGACCGTGCGTGTGACGGTTCCGGCGCTGACACTGCTCGGACGATCGGAGGAGCCGGCCGTGCTCGAAGGATACGGTCCGATCCCCACGGCCGTCGCCGAGGATCTCGCCGCATCGGCTCCCTCGTTCCTCCGCATCCTCACCCACCCCGAGACGGGCACCGTCGTGTCGGTGGGCCGCAGCTCCTACGCGGTTCCGGCCGACCTGAGGCGCCTCGTGCAGCTCCGCGACGTGCGCTGTCGGTTCCCGGGGTGTGAACGCGGCGCCGACCGCTGCGACATCGATCACACACGATCGTGGGAGCACGGCGGACAGACGTCGCTCGACAATCTCGCCTGCCTGTGTCGCGGACACCATCGCCTCAAGCACCAGACCTCGTGGCAGGTGTCTCGTCCGCCGGGCACGGGCGCCGCACTCGTGTGGACGAGTCCCCTCGGTCGGACGGTGCGCGACTCCCCCGACCCGCCCTTCTGACACGACGGCCGACCTGCCGATGATCGACGCGGCCGTCGACGGACGGGGCCGATCGAGAGATGGCGGCCGAACGCTCGCCGGCCCCACAGGATGCGCCGAGCGGGGCTCGGACGGCTCTGCGGGACGGCACAGGTTCAAACGGCTCTACGGGACGGCACGGGCTCGGACGGCTCTGCGTGCGCGGAAGACCTCGGTGACGTACACCATCTCGACGACACCGTCGACGGTCGCGTCTTCCACCAGTCGGGAGACGGCGCTCACCATCTCGCTCTGTCGCTCGGGGTCCGCGGTGAGGTACCAGCTCCGCGACCTGATGAGGTCGAGCACCTCGTCTCTCGTCATCGTTCGCGACCACGGGAACACCGAGCTTTCGAGCCCGGCGAACTCCGGACCCACCACCGGCGACTCCCCCAGATCCCTGAACGACCTCTCGGAGCCGGCGATCTCACCGAACCGACGGATCCACTCGACGCTCTCGTCGCGGATGTTCCAGACGAGCGAGAGAGTTCCACCGGGTCGGAGCACGCGCGCCACCTCGGCGCTCGCCCGGACGGGGTCCACCCAATGCCAGGCCTGGGCGACCGTCACGACATCGACCGATGCGTCGTCGAGTGGGAGGTCCTCGGCACCCGCGACCAGCGCCCGTGCCGCCGGAACCCGTCGACGGAGCACATCGAGCATCGGCCCGGACGGGTCGACCGCCACGACGTCGAGTCCGCGGTCGACGAGGGCGCTCGTGAGCTTCCCGGTTCCCGCGCCCAGGTCGAGCACCTGCCGAGCGTCCGGTGCGAGCATCCACTCCACGGCTGCGGCCGGGTAGTCGGGCCGGGAGGCCTCGTAGATCTCGGCAGCCGCGTCGAAGGAGCGCGCGGCCGTCGCGTGGCGGTCGTCCCCCGCCGTCGATTCGATCGATTCCGTCATGTCGTGACCTCCTCCTGTGAGCTACGTTCTCGTCGCCGCACAGAGGCTGACGAGCGTCGCTCTCGTTCGACGCGCAGCAACGATCCGGGCTCCCCGCCGAGATGCTTCCCGACCGAGCGTCATGCCCCGTCCCAGCGGGTCTCGACACCGATGTCGGTGGTGTGGCGCACACTCGAGTCTATGGACCCCATCCTCGTACTCGTCGCGATCCTCGCGCTCGTCGCCGGCGCCGCCATCGGCTTCGTCGTGGGAGGGGCCGCTGTCCGATCCCGCGGGCTGTCGGGTGGGGACGCGGAACTCGTCGCGGCGCGCGCAGAGGCGTCGGTCTCGGCCATCCGCGCCGCGGAGATCGCGAAGCGATCGGCTCTCGAGGCCGAGCTCGCCGCCATGTCGGCGGCTCTCGACGGGGCCCGCGAGCAGCTCGACGCGGAACGATCGGAGCGGGCCGCCCGCGACGAGCGCGAGCGCGACGAGAGGCGCGTCCTCGAAGCACTCGCCCCCGTCCGCGACACCCTTCAGACCATGCAGCGCACCGTCGCCGAGCTCGAGCAGCAGCGCAGCGAGCAGCTCGGCTCCCTTGCGGAGCAGCTCGCGGCGTCCCGCACGTCGGACGAGCAATTGCGAGCCACGACCGAGGCGCTCGCGAGCGCCCTTCGGTCGAACAGCACTCGCGGCGTGTGGGGCGAGACCCAGCTCCGGCGCGTCGTGGAGGTCGCGGGCCTCACGCAGCACGTCGACTTCGATCTGCAGCACACGATCACGACCGACGGCGGCTCGTTCCGTCCCGACATGGTGGTACGCCTTCCGGGTGGAGCCGCCATCGCCGTCGACGCCAAGGTGCCACTCGAACACGTGCTCACCGCCTCCAGCATCCCCGCGACGGCCACGGGCGAAGAGGCAGCCAGGCGGGCGTCGCTCATCGACCGCCACGTCCGCGCCGTCCGGTCCCACGTCGACGCATTGGCGAAGAAGGCCTATTGGCAGGGCTTCGCGTCGAGCCCCGAGTTCGTGGTGGCCTTCGTGCCGAGCGAGTCGATCCTCTCGGCGGCACTCGAGGCCGACCCGAGCCTGCTCGACTACGCGTTCGGGAAACGGGTGGCTCTTGCGACCCCCGTCACCCTGTGGTCGGTGCTCAAGACCGTCGCCTCGGCATGGCAGCAGCACGCGGTGACCGACGAGGCGAAGCGATTGTTCCAGCTCGGGTCGGCGCTGTACGACCGACTCGGCACGCTCGCCGGGCACGCCGATCAACTGCGGCGATCACTCGAGCGCACGGTGGACAGCTACAACCGCTTCGCGAACTCGCTCGAGACGCGGGTGCTCGTCACGGCCCGGCAGTTCCCCGGCGTCGACGAGACCAAGCTCATCGAGGAGCCGGCCACCATCACCCAATCGCCGCGGAGACTGACGGCGGTCGAGTTCGAGGAGGCCCCCCATGGCGGCCCCGTCAACGGAGACGACAGCGCAGCGGCCGCACCGGCCGGCCCGATCACACGGGCGGATTTCGACGGTCGAGCCGACCTCGAACGCCGCCTCGACGTCGATTCCCCCTCTGAGAGCAGCCGCTCTCCGCGAGGAGCGCGCTGAGACCAGACGATCCGCGGGGAAAGCGCCCTTAGAGCCAGCGCTCGCGCAGGTGGTCGGCCTGGATGCGCCGGACCGTTCCGGAGTGGCTGCGGAAGATGATGCTGGACGTGCTGACGATCGGACCGTTCGTCGAGACGCCGGCGACGAGTTCGCCGTCGGTGACACCCGTCGCCACGAAGAGGGTGTTGTCGCCGGCCACGAGCTCGTCCGCCTCGTAGACGTAGTCGAACTTCAGCCCAGCGGCCAGGCCCCGCGCGCGCTCCTCGTCGTTCTTCGGCGCGAGCCGGCCCTGGATGAGACCTCCCAGGGCCTTGATCGCACACGCCGTCGCGACGCCCTCGGGGCTGCCACCGGTTCCGATGCACATGTCCACGCGGTGCGTCGACTGGGCGGCGTTGATCCCGCCGGCCACGTCGCCGTCGAGCAGCAGGCGTGTGTGCGCGCCGGCCGCGCGGATCTCCTCGATGAGTCCCTCGTGGCGCGGGCGGTCGAGAACGGCCACGCGGATGTCCGCGACGGGCTTGCCCTTCGCCTTCGCGAGCTCTCGGATGTTCTCAGCGACGGACTGTTCGAGGTGCACGACCCCGCGGCCCTCCGGCCCCGTGACGATCTTGTCCATGTAGAACACGCTCGACGCATCGAGCATCGTGCCGCGGTCGGACACGGCGATCATCGAGATGGCGTTGGGCCGTCCCGTGGCGGTCAGAGACGTGCCGTCGATCGGGTCGACGGCGATGTCGCACTGGGGACCCGAGCCGTTGCCGACGCGCTCGCCGTTGAACAGC
Proteins encoded in this window:
- a CDS encoding class I SAM-dependent methyltransferase, which translates into the protein MTESIESTAGDDRHATAARSFDAAAEIYEASRPDYPAAAVEWMLAPDARQVLDLGAGTGKLTSALVDRGLDVVAVDPSGPMLDVLRRRVPAARALVAGAEDLPLDDASVDVVTVAQAWHWVDPVRASAEVARVLRPGGTLSLVWNIRDESVEWIRRFGEIAGSERSFRDLGESPVVGPEFAGLESSVFPWSRTMTRDEVLDLIRSRSWYLTADPERQSEMVSAVSRLVEDATVDGVVEMVYVTEVFRARRAVRARAVP
- the ychF gene encoding redox-regulated ATPase YchF, which translates into the protein MALTIGIVGLPNVGKSTLFNALTKNDVLAANYPFATIEPNVGVVNLPDPRLDVLAGIFGSERILPATVSFVDIAGIVRGASEGEGLGNQFLANIREADAIAQVVRGFVDSDVVHVDGAVDPKSDLETIGAELMLADLQTLEKAATRYEKEVKGRKLDPSVLETAKAAIESLQQGTLLSATSLDLAPLRELGLLTAKPFIFVFNVDESILTDESKKADLAALVAPANAVFLDAKIESELIDLDPEDAAELLASTGQDESGLDQLARVGFETLGLQTYLTAGPKESRAWTIPKGAKAPQAAGVIHTDFEKGFIKAEVISFEDLVETGSVAEARSKGKARMEGKDYTMQDGDVVEFRFNV
- a CDS encoding DMT family transporter, encoding MGRFYVFLVLANLFWAGNFLFGSVVVEQVSPFLLTALRWAAAAPLLIVLAIVVEKPRWRDALREWPLHLLLAGLGLVGFCVFSYEALRHTTPADASVVGAINPALIAIVAGLIARERVGGRRVLGIGISLVGVLVVISRGDPASLLRADVNEGHLWMLGAVVVWTAYTILGRRLRTGPVTASAVQASITTVVLAPFAVPQLGGVSLDGAALGGLLYIAIFPSVLSLVLWNVSVKKVGASTAGVYLNVLPIFTALLGLAVGIAIGWPTVLGGVLVVLGVTITSIRRRAAERLGGGPEPRGHLR
- the glpX gene encoding class II fructose-bisphosphatase, with translation MPTVTTDTPSYASHPDRNLGLEIVRATEAAAIRAVPFIGRGDKLGADGAAVDAMRTFLGTVNFDGVVVIGEGEKDEAPMLFNGERVGNGSGPQCDIAVDPIDGTSLTATGRPNAISMIAVSDRGTMLDASSVFYMDKIVTGPEGRGVVHLEQSVAENIRELAKAKGKPVADIRVAVLDRPRHEGLIEEIRAAGAHTRLLLDGDVAGGINAAQSTHRVDMCIGTGGSPEGVATACAIKALGGLIQGRLAPKNDEERARGLAAGLKFDYVYEADELVAGDNTLFVATGVTDGELVAGVSTNGPIVSTSSIIFRSHSGTVRRIQADHLRERWL
- the rmuC gene encoding DNA recombination protein RmuC, with amino-acid sequence MDPILVLVAILALVAGAAIGFVVGGAAVRSRGLSGGDAELVAARAEASVSAIRAAEIAKRSALEAELAAMSAALDGAREQLDAERSERAARDERERDERRVLEALAPVRDTLQTMQRTVAELEQQRSEQLGSLAEQLAASRTSDEQLRATTEALASALRSNSTRGVWGETQLRRVVEVAGLTQHVDFDLQHTITTDGGSFRPDMVVRLPGGAAIAVDAKVPLEHVLTASSIPATATGEEAARRASLIDRHVRAVRSHVDALAKKAYWQGFASSPEFVVAFVPSESILSAALEADPSLLDYAFGKRVALATPVTLWSVLKTVASAWQQHAVTDEAKRLFQLGSALYDRLGTLAGHADQLRRSLERTVDSYNRFANSLETRVLVTARQFPGVDETKLIEEPATITQSPRRLTAVEFEEAPHGGPVNGDDSAAAAPAGPITRADFDGRADLERRLDVDSPSESSRSPRGAR
- a CDS encoding HNH endonuclease signature motif containing protein translates to MSEAAGSTRREEDLSSLDVSVLLERLLELDRAQSALHARSSRLLAEVDRRAFEVGAEHVVLDPRAARESERDADREAAVREQLGARLIVAEIAVARRVSESSVRAQLDEATRLARLPSALAALDDGAISPAHARALADGVTEVPQGTESEFERLVLPTALHGTPAQIRRRARAVRERLHPLSIDIRAARRREERRVAFEADRDGMAWLHLCAPCVEVRGAYERVDAAARALAAASDEHRSIAQIRADVAADLLLHGDVHDAPAEEHDSNSGRHDTLGTQSARDSRAVRTPAVSRGSRRPAGRYSRFRPTVRVTVPALTLLGRSEEPAVLEGYGPIPTAVAEDLAASAPSFLRILTHPETGTVVSVGRSSYAVPADLRRLVQLRDVRCRFPGCERGADRCDIDHTRSWEHGGQTSLDNLACLCRGHHRLKHQTSWQVSRPPGTGAALVWTSPLGRTVRDSPDPPF